One genomic segment of Ricinus communis isolate WT05 ecotype wild-type chromosome 5, ASM1957865v1, whole genome shotgun sequence includes these proteins:
- the LOC8267091 gene encoding thiol-disulfide oxidoreductase LTO1 isoform X1, producing the protein MASFVTFSSSSPPVLSQTSFLPSPPSRSFIPITQFKKSWYWGWRVNCMSSGPTPDIESEPKTTTSSSFSNWSISTNSWCAALGSIGFLETAYLTYLKLTNSDAFCPIGGGSCGDVLNSDYAVVFGVPLPVIGIVAYGLVASLGLLLPGKNLPFGIGEANGRLILLASTTSMAAASGYFLYILSTKFSGVSCSYCIFSAFLSFTLFFITLKDFGLQDTQKVLGLQICVASLVVAALNASYGTSPPISSSSLAEVDLPYVTYEITAPSSPFALSLARHLKSIGAKIYGAFWCSHCLEQKQMFGKDASKMLDYVECFPNGYRKGTKIAKACADAKIEGFPTWVINGEVVSGELELSELAQLSGLELSNSSQPT; encoded by the exons ATGGCCTCCTTCGTCACcttctcatcatcatcaccaccAGTCTTGTCCCAAACCTCATTTCTTCCCTCTCCACCATCTCGTTCCTTCATACCCATCACCCAATTCAAG aagAGTTGGTATTGGGGTTGGAGAGTGAATTGCATGTCCTCAGGTCCAACTCCAGATATTGAATCAGAGCCCAAAACAACAACGTCTTCATCATTCTCTAATTGGAGTATTTCTACAAACAGTTGGTGTGCAGCGCTCGGAAGTATTGGGTTTCTTGAAACTGCATACTTGACTTATCTCAAGCTCACTAATTCTGATGCCTTCTGCCCAATTGGGGGTGGTAGCTGCGGTGACGTTTTGAACAGTGATTACGCTGTCGTTTTTG GTGTTCCACTTCCAGTAATTGGAATAGTGGCATATGGTTTAGTGGCCTCACTTGGTCTACTATTGCCCGGAAAGAATTTACCTTTTGGAATTGGGGAGGCTAATGGTCGTTTGATTTTGCTTGCTAGCACTACGTCCATGGCAGCTGCTAGTGGATATTTTCTTTACATACTTAGCACTAAATTTTCAGGAGTGTCTTGCTCATATTGCATATTCTCAGCTTTCTTGTCATTCACCTTATTTTTCATCACTTTAAAG GATTTTGGCTTGCAAGATACACAAAAAGTATTGGGTTTGCAAATTTGTGTAGCAAGCTTAGTGGTTGCTGCCTTGAACGCCTCATATGGTACTTCTCCACCTATCTCCTCAAG CAGTCTGGCTGAAGTCGACCTACCATATGTTACCTATGAGATAACTGCACCATCAAGCCCGTTTGCACTTTCTCTTGCAAGACATCTAAAGTCTATAGGAGCTAAAATCTATGGAGCTTTCTGGTGTTCTCATTGTTTAGAACAAAAACAG ATGTTTGGGAAGGATGCATCGAAAATGTTGGACTATGTGGAATGCTTTCCCAATGGGTATAGAAAAGGAACTAAAATAGCCAAGGCATGTGCAGATGCTAAAATTGAAGGGTTTCCAACATGGGTGATTAATGGCGAG GTTGTGAGTGGAGAACTGGAACTGTCGGAACTCGCACAACTTTCAGGTCTTGAACTTAGTAACTCAAGTCAACCTACTTAA
- the LOC8267091 gene encoding thiol-disulfide oxidoreductase LTO1 isoform X3, which produces MASFVTFSSSSPPVLSQTSFLPSPPSRSFIPITQFKSWYWGWRVNCMSSGPTPDIESEPKTTTSSSFSNWSISTNSWCAALGSIGFLETAYLTYLKLTNSDAFCPIGGGSCGDVLNSDYAVVFGVPLPVIGIVAYGLVASLGLLLPGKNLPFGIGEANGRLILLASTTSMAAASGYFLYILSTKFSGVSCSYCIFSAFLSFTLFFITLKDFGLQDTQKVLGLQICVASLVVAALNASYGTSPPISSSSLAEVDLPYVTYEITAPSSPFALSLARHLKSIGAKIYGAFWCSHCLEQKQMFGKDASKMLDYVECFPNGYRKGTKIAKACADAKIEGFPTWVINGEVVSGELELSELAQLSGLELSNSSQPT; this is translated from the exons ATGGCCTCCTTCGTCACcttctcatcatcatcaccaccAGTCTTGTCCCAAACCTCATTTCTTCCCTCTCCACCATCTCGTTCCTTCATACCCATCACCCAATTCAAG AGTTGGTATTGGGGTTGGAGAGTGAATTGCATGTCCTCAGGTCCAACTCCAGATATTGAATCAGAGCCCAAAACAACAACGTCTTCATCATTCTCTAATTGGAGTATTTCTACAAACAGTTGGTGTGCAGCGCTCGGAAGTATTGGGTTTCTTGAAACTGCATACTTGACTTATCTCAAGCTCACTAATTCTGATGCCTTCTGCCCAATTGGGGGTGGTAGCTGCGGTGACGTTTTGAACAGTGATTACGCTGTCGTTTTTG GTGTTCCACTTCCAGTAATTGGAATAGTGGCATATGGTTTAGTGGCCTCACTTGGTCTACTATTGCCCGGAAAGAATTTACCTTTTGGAATTGGGGAGGCTAATGGTCGTTTGATTTTGCTTGCTAGCACTACGTCCATGGCAGCTGCTAGTGGATATTTTCTTTACATACTTAGCACTAAATTTTCAGGAGTGTCTTGCTCATATTGCATATTCTCAGCTTTCTTGTCATTCACCTTATTTTTCATCACTTTAAAG GATTTTGGCTTGCAAGATACACAAAAAGTATTGGGTTTGCAAATTTGTGTAGCAAGCTTAGTGGTTGCTGCCTTGAACGCCTCATATGGTACTTCTCCACCTATCTCCTCAAG CAGTCTGGCTGAAGTCGACCTACCATATGTTACCTATGAGATAACTGCACCATCAAGCCCGTTTGCACTTTCTCTTGCAAGACATCTAAAGTCTATAGGAGCTAAAATCTATGGAGCTTTCTGGTGTTCTCATTGTTTAGAACAAAAACAG ATGTTTGGGAAGGATGCATCGAAAATGTTGGACTATGTGGAATGCTTTCCCAATGGGTATAGAAAAGGAACTAAAATAGCCAAGGCATGTGCAGATGCTAAAATTGAAGGGTTTCCAACATGGGTGATTAATGGCGAG GTTGTGAGTGGAGAACTGGAACTGTCGGAACTCGCACAACTTTCAGGTCTTGAACTTAGTAACTCAAGTCAACCTACTTAA
- the LOC8267091 gene encoding thiol-disulfide oxidoreductase LTO1 isoform X2 — protein sequence MASFVTFSSSSPPVLSQTSFLPSPPSRSFIPITQFKKSWYWGWRVNCMSSGPTPDIESEPKTTTSSSFSNWSISTNSWCAALGSIGFLETAYLTYLKLTNSDAFCPIGGGSCGDVLNSDYAVVFGVPLPVIGIVAYGLVASLGLLLPGKNLPFGIGEANGRLILLASTTSMAAASGYFLYILSTKFSGVSCSYCIFSAFLSFTLFFITLKDFGLQDTQKVLGLQICVASLVVAALNASYGTSPPISSSLAEVDLPYVTYEITAPSSPFALSLARHLKSIGAKIYGAFWCSHCLEQKQMFGKDASKMLDYVECFPNGYRKGTKIAKACADAKIEGFPTWVINGEVVSGELELSELAQLSGLELSNSSQPT from the exons ATGGCCTCCTTCGTCACcttctcatcatcatcaccaccAGTCTTGTCCCAAACCTCATTTCTTCCCTCTCCACCATCTCGTTCCTTCATACCCATCACCCAATTCAAG aagAGTTGGTATTGGGGTTGGAGAGTGAATTGCATGTCCTCAGGTCCAACTCCAGATATTGAATCAGAGCCCAAAACAACAACGTCTTCATCATTCTCTAATTGGAGTATTTCTACAAACAGTTGGTGTGCAGCGCTCGGAAGTATTGGGTTTCTTGAAACTGCATACTTGACTTATCTCAAGCTCACTAATTCTGATGCCTTCTGCCCAATTGGGGGTGGTAGCTGCGGTGACGTTTTGAACAGTGATTACGCTGTCGTTTTTG GTGTTCCACTTCCAGTAATTGGAATAGTGGCATATGGTTTAGTGGCCTCACTTGGTCTACTATTGCCCGGAAAGAATTTACCTTTTGGAATTGGGGAGGCTAATGGTCGTTTGATTTTGCTTGCTAGCACTACGTCCATGGCAGCTGCTAGTGGATATTTTCTTTACATACTTAGCACTAAATTTTCAGGAGTGTCTTGCTCATATTGCATATTCTCAGCTTTCTTGTCATTCACCTTATTTTTCATCACTTTAAAG GATTTTGGCTTGCAAGATACACAAAAAGTATTGGGTTTGCAAATTTGTGTAGCAAGCTTAGTGGTTGCTGCCTTGAACGCCTCATATGGTACTTCTCCACCTATCTCCTCAAG TCTGGCTGAAGTCGACCTACCATATGTTACCTATGAGATAACTGCACCATCAAGCCCGTTTGCACTTTCTCTTGCAAGACATCTAAAGTCTATAGGAGCTAAAATCTATGGAGCTTTCTGGTGTTCTCATTGTTTAGAACAAAAACAG ATGTTTGGGAAGGATGCATCGAAAATGTTGGACTATGTGGAATGCTTTCCCAATGGGTATAGAAAAGGAACTAAAATAGCCAAGGCATGTGCAGATGCTAAAATTGAAGGGTTTCCAACATGGGTGATTAATGGCGAG GTTGTGAGTGGAGAACTGGAACTGTCGGAACTCGCACAACTTTCAGGTCTTGAACTTAGTAACTCAAGTCAACCTACTTAA